AAGCTTGCGCCTCATCCTTTGCAGTCAAGTAAATATTCGCAAGAATGTCCGCTATCTCGCGCAGGTCGCCGCGTGAATACACGGGCTTCTTCTTTTTCTTCCCGGCATCTTCCAGGGTTGCCGCGCCGAAATCGAGCAGTACACTGACCGTCCAATGACTCAGATCATCGACCTTTGTCTGCTTGAGTTTTGCCAGTATCTCGGCCCCGAACTCTGCACCTTTGTCCGCATCTTTCTTGTAGATACTTCTCAAGATCTCAAGGTGTTGGGCCTCGACACCATCAGCCAGCGAGCGTTTGCCGTAACGAAGTGCCTTTTCAGCGTCGGCATCGGCGATGCGTTTCAGAAACTGAAACTCAAAATATTTGTCCTCTTTTTCGATATCCCGCTTCATCTCGGAATTCGAAAGCTCCGCGAGGCTGTTGTAGAAGAAATCGTATGCCAGGTCCGCATCGTGATCCGCCAAACTCAACGCTATCTGACGGCGGACGCCCATTGCAATGCGGAATTTTCGCTCCACGGGAGACGTAAAGGCACGGCCGAAAAGCCCGCCTGAGATGCCGTCGTCGGCACCGGTCATATCCGGAATCGCCATCTGCTGGTCAAGCTGAAGCAGCAGTATCCGCATGTCGGATATCGCCCCCTGATACATCGCGCGCGCTTCGTTTTCGTCATGCAGCCACATCAGCCCGGCAAGCTCCGCCGCAAAACTGATGCGGTTCTCCGCCAAACGCAGCCGCGTCAGTTCACCCGCCGTCTCGCGCAGCATATTTGCGGCCTCGGCACGAAGCTTCTTCGTAGCCTCGTCATATTCGGGCTTTGCCGGAGCCTGAGCAAAAGAGTTCAACGCAAAGGACACCGCAATTAGCATCAATATAGCCGTGCGCCGCATAAGTTAATTTACCTCCGATCTGGAATGCCTTTATGATAGTGTGAAACCTCCGATTAGTAAACGGATCTTTTTGTTTAAATTAATTACTGCTGATCGCTTGTTATTTATTGCTATCCTTCATGCTGCTTATCATCGACAACTACGACTCATTCACGTACAACCTCGTGCAGTATCTCGGCGAGCTCGGTGCCGAAATGCGCATTGTGATGAATGACATGGTTTCGGTCGATGATATCGAGAACGTGATAAAGCCGACGCGCATTCTGATATCGCCCGGTCCCGGAACGCCCAACGACGCCGGGATCGCGCTCGCGGTAATTGAAAGGTTCGCCGTGCGATTGCCGATCCTTGGCGTTTGTCTCGGGCATCAGACGATAGCGCAGCACTTCGGCGGCCGCGTCGTCCGGGCTCCGCGGCCTGTTCACGGTATGTCGTCAAGAGTTATAAATGACGGCAAGACGATCTTTCGCTCACTTCCGCCGGAGTTTGATGCAGGGCGTTATCATTCGCTCGTCGTCGAACGCGACACGCTGCCCGACACGCTCGAAATATCCGCCGAAACCGCCGACGGGATCATCATGGGACTCCGCCATCGTACGCTGCCGATCGAAGGCGTGCAGTTCCATCCGGAGTCCATTCTGACCGAGCACGGCAAAATCTTGTTGCAAAACTTCCTCTCGCTTTGAGATATTAGAAGGAGGGCGACAAACGCCCTGCCCGCATTTCTCCCCGTTTTCTATGCCCGCAAAAAGAACATCTTGGCAGCGATCCGCTCCTGCCGTGCCGACAAGTGCGAAATCCGACACGCCGCTTTTTCCTTTTTTGGCAAAGCTCGTCCGCGGCGAGGATATGACTGCACGCGAGGCTGCCGAATTTTTCAAAGTATTGACCGGCGGCGGCATCGGCTCGAATCAGATGGCGGCAGCCCTGACGGCCCTCACGGCCAAAGGCGAAACTGACGAAGAACTGGCAGGCATGGCGAGTGTGATGCGGCAGCTTTCGGAAAAGATCCGCTCGCCAAAAGGAGCCGTCGATATCGCCGGGACGGGTTCGTCCGCCGCAAAGACGTTCAACGTTTCCACCGCCGCGGCGCTTGTCGCCGCCGGTGCCGGGCTTACGGTCGCGAAACAAAGTAACCGAGGCGTTACAACGAAATGCGGTTCGGCGGATGTGCTAAGCGAGCTCGGCATCAAAGTCGCGGGGGAGACCGCAGTCGCACAGGCTGCGCTGGGCGGCGTCGGGCTGACATTCATGTTCGCACCAAAATTTTTCCCGGGCCTTCGCCGTGTCGCGGATATTCGCAGCAGCCTCGGCATCCGCACCTGCCTTAATCTGCTAGGCCTGATGGCGAATCCCGCCGGAGCGACGCGACAGGTGATAGGGGTCTGGCATCGGTCGATGGTCGAACCCGTCGCACGGGCACTTGCACTTTTGAAAGCCGAACACGCTTGGGTCGTCCACGGCCAGGACGGCATGGACGAGATAACGCTGGCGGGCAAGACATTGGTCGGCATCGTTAAGAACGGCAACGTCACGTCGCAAGTGATATCCCCAACAGACATGGGACTAAAACTAGGCAAAACCGAACATCTGCGGGCCGCCGATGCGAAACAAAGCGCAGCCATCATCCGCGACGTCCTTTCCAGCAAACGCCGCGACGAAGCTCGTTCTCTTGTCGTATTGAATGCCGCCGCCGCCATTTACGTCGGCGGGCTGGCAAAAGATCCCGTTCACGCCGCACGGCTCGCCGAACAAAGCATCGATAGCGGCATGGCACAGAATAAGCTCGAACGCCTCATCCAGATCACGAACAAGAAATAACTATCCGTTGAAGATACTTTGCCGTCGCTGATTCTTGGCCGATAATTAGCTGATGCTTTCGGCGATCTATGGCAAGGTGATGAACCTCAGGAACGCTCTCTACGAACGCGGGACCTTTGGCGCGCATGGCCTTGGTGCACGCACGATTAGTGTCGGAAATATCACAACCGGCGGTACCGGCAAAACGCCGCTAGTCGCGAAGATCGCGGAAATGCTCGCAGCCAACGGCGAACGTGTCTGCATCCTGACACGCGGCTACGGCCGCAAAGACCCGAAGAATCGAGTTCTCGTGTCAGACAGCGAAACGGTGCTGGCAGATGCCGAAATGGGCGGCGATGAGCCCGTTGAGCTTGCTAACAAGCTGCTTGGAAAAGCAGTCGTGGTCGCGGACGCTGATCGCGTCGCCGCGGCGAGATGGGCCTTGAGTGAATTCGGTATCACTGCATTCGTGCTGGACGACGGTTTCCAGCATCGCCGCGCGAAACGCGACCTCGATATTGTCTGCATTGACGCAACGAATCCTTTCGGCGGCGGCAAAACGCTGCCTTCGGGCCGTTTGCGTGAACCGCTTGCGGGACTGGCACGAGCCGACGCCGTCATCATCACTCGCTCACCTATTGCCGAAAACCTCGATAAGCTTGAAGCGGATCTCAAGAAATATGCGCCTAGTGCCCATCTTTTCCACTCAAAGGATTCAGTTCGTTGCGTACGGCCGCAGGTCGGTGATCATGACTTCGATGCAAAGTTGAGGTTCGTCTCGTTCTGCGGCATCGGCAATCCCGCGTACCTTTTTGACACAGCAAATGCGTACACAAATGGATCGGTCGTTGGAACGCTGGCTTTCGCAGACCACCATCGATACACCCAACAAGATATCGAAAACATCGAGATCCTCGCACGCGAAAGGTCAGCAGACGCGCTGCTTACTTCTGCGAAAGACGCTGTTAAATTGTGGACTTTGAAATTCTCGATCCCGTGTTTCGTCATGGAGATCGAGCCTGAGGTCGAGCCGGCAGAGGAATTTGAAAAGCTGATCAGCGGAAAATGACTATTTTGGCGGACCGTCCTTGTCGCCCCAATAGAACGCTCTGACGACGAGAACATATACCGTCAGGCAGATGACCACCAAGATCAAAAAGAACAATCCAAGCCAAACGAAAGAGGACATATCAGGCGGCCTCCTCACCGTTGGATTCTGCTTCCTCGATCAGATCCGTCATTAGTCCTCGGGTACCGCGGTGTTCTACTACGTGACGGTAAAACACGGTCGCCACCGCGACGATCGGAATTGACAAGAAAACGCCGGGAATGCCTGC
This sequence is a window from Acidobacteriota bacterium. Protein-coding genes within it:
- the trpD gene encoding anthranilate phosphoribosyltransferase; amino-acid sequence: MPAKRTSWQRSAPAVPTSAKSDTPLFPFLAKLVRGEDMTAREAAEFFKVLTGGGIGSNQMAAALTALTAKGETDEELAGMASVMRQLSEKIRSPKGAVDIAGTGSSAAKTFNVSTAAALVAAGAGLTVAKQSNRGVTTKCGSADVLSELGIKVAGETAVAQAALGGVGLTFMFAPKFFPGLRRVADIRSSLGIRTCLNLLGLMANPAGATRQVIGVWHRSMVEPVARALALLKAEHAWVVHGQDGMDEITLAGKTLVGIVKNGNVTSQVISPTDMGLKLGKTEHLRAADAKQSAAIIRDVLSSKRRDEARSLVVLNAAAAIYVGGLAKDPVHAARLAEQSIDSGMAQNKLERLIQITNKK
- a CDS encoding aminodeoxychorismate/anthranilate synthase component II, with translation MLLIIDNYDSFTYNLVQYLGELGAEMRIVMNDMVSVDDIENVIKPTRILISPGPGTPNDAGIALAVIERFAVRLPILGVCLGHQTIAQHFGGRVVRAPRPVHGMSSRVINDGKTIFRSLPPEFDAGRYHSLVVERDTLPDTLEISAETADGIIMGLRHRTLPIEGVQFHPESILTEHGKILLQNFLSL
- the lpxK gene encoding tetraacyldisaccharide 4'-kinase; this translates as MLSAIYGKVMNLRNALYERGTFGAHGLGARTISVGNITTGGTGKTPLVAKIAEMLAANGERVCILTRGYGRKDPKNRVLVSDSETVLADAEMGGDEPVELANKLLGKAVVVADADRVAAARWALSEFGITAFVLDDGFQHRRAKRDLDIVCIDATNPFGGGKTLPSGRLREPLAGLARADAVIITRSPIAENLDKLEADLKKYAPSAHLFHSKDSVRCVRPQVGDHDFDAKLRFVSFCGIGNPAYLFDTANAYTNGSVVGTLAFADHHRYTQQDIENIEILARERSADALLTSAKDAVKLWTLKFSIPCFVMEIEPEVEPAEEFEKLISGK